The following are encoded in a window of Chloroflexia bacterium SDU3-3 genomic DNA:
- a CDS encoding dipeptidase E: MLRLVLYSDQIIPANQSVDRELCELLGQSHPRVGYIASSHDPSRRYFLARQQYYRQYGIDLCCYTELDVAYDPAQLQDLFSCDAIHLSGGNTFSFLHWLRRRQLLKPLRRYAHQGVLIGVSAGAIVQTPSIDSALLCGDTPSAEAFDTAGIGLVPFGFLPHATAAEPGAQAMQAYADTHGYPLYACPDGAGVVVCGETVRCIGDVAIYQPVGRA, from the coding sequence ATGCTTCGTTTGGTGTTGTATAGCGATCAGATCATTCCTGCAAACCAGTCTGTTGACCGCGAGCTGTGCGAACTTTTGGGGCAGTCGCATCCACGGGTTGGATATATTGCTTCGTCCCATGATCCGTCGCGTCGCTATTTTTTGGCGCGGCAGCAGTACTATCGCCAGTACGGGATCGACCTGTGCTGCTATACCGAGCTGGATGTAGCATATGATCCCGCCCAGCTTCAGGATCTGTTTTCCTGCGATGCTATCCATCTTTCGGGAGGGAATACCTTTTCTTTTCTCCACTGGCTCCGGCGGCGACAGCTTCTTAAGCCGCTGCGTCGCTACGCCCATCAGGGCGTGCTGATCGGTGTGAGCGCCGGGGCGATTGTTCAGACCCCATCGATTGATTCGGCGCTGCTGTGCGGTGACACGCCCTCCGCTGAGGCATTCGATACCGCAGGTATTGGGCTGGTGCCCTTTGGCTTTCTCCCCCATGCTACGGCAGCCGAGCCAGGGGCACAGGCTATGCAAGCCTATGCCGATACACACGGATACCCACTGTATGCCTGCCCCGATGGTGCTGGCGTGGTGGTCTGTGGCGAGACAGTGCGCTGCATTGGTGATGTGGCTATCTATCAGCCTGTGGGGCGGGCCTAG
- the mnmG gene encoding tRNA uridine-5-carboxymethylaminomethyl(34) synthesis enzyme MnmG codes for MNQNQHPTTYDVIVIGGGHAGCEAAAAAARMGSRTMLITIDLDKLAHMSCNPSIGGPAKGHLVREIDAMGGLMGRITDQTFIQIRLLNESKGPAVQALRAQADKRLYAKVMKEALEQVPGLDLKQAMVERIVPPQAEGGLFSVVTHTGRVFLGRTLVLTTGTFLRGRAITGPAIWGAGRAGESPAVALGEDLAGLGFPLVRLKTGTPPRVDARTIDFSQATVQHGSRTPLYFGHYYADPIPPVDPAFHGPPSHVYPAPTLDGWHPQLPCYLIYTTPEFHEAIRQNLDRAPLFSGVIEGVGPRYCPSIEDKIVRFADKERHGLFLEPEGWNTNEVYVQGCNTSLPEDVQWQMLRAIPALRQAEIMRVGYAIEYDAVATGEITADMQTKRMPGLFLAGQINGTTGYEEAAAQGLMAGINAARAAQGQPSVILRRDEAYIGVMIDDLVTKEIHEPYRMFTSRAEHRLLLRGDNADLRLTPLAGDLGLVDAATQAAVAHKREQTEQMQAALRGRRVYPSAATNERLAAAGIITITSEMSAEELLGRFETSYEQLRQALDLPALPGYVAEQLRIGAVYGGYIEKALKETERIQRMETRRIPADFDYAEVKGLRNEARQVLLRFRPATLGQAARLAGINPSDVAIVLVALERRSAGEARAGAAAT; via the coding sequence ATGAATCAGAATCAACACCCGACAACCTACGATGTGATCGTGATCGGCGGCGGCCACGCGGGCTGCGAGGCGGCGGCGGCGGCGGCGCGCATGGGCAGCCGTACTATGCTGATCACCATCGACCTGGATAAGCTGGCGCACATGTCGTGCAACCCCTCGATCGGCGGCCCGGCCAAGGGGCATCTGGTGCGCGAGATCGACGCCATGGGCGGCCTGATGGGGCGTATCACCGACCAGACCTTCATCCAGATCCGCCTGCTGAACGAGAGCAAAGGCCCCGCCGTGCAGGCCCTGCGTGCCCAGGCCGACAAGCGGCTCTATGCCAAGGTGATGAAGGAGGCGCTGGAGCAGGTGCCCGGCCTGGATCTGAAGCAGGCCATGGTCGAGCGGATCGTGCCGCCGCAGGCCGAGGGCGGCCTGTTCTCGGTGGTCACGCACACCGGGCGGGTGTTCCTGGGGCGCACGCTGGTGCTCACCACCGGCACCTTCCTGCGCGGGCGGGCGATCACCGGCCCGGCGATCTGGGGCGCGGGCCGCGCGGGCGAGTCGCCTGCGGTGGCGCTGGGCGAGGATCTGGCCGGGCTGGGCTTCCCGCTGGTGCGCCTGAAGACCGGCACGCCGCCGCGCGTCGACGCCCGCACGATCGACTTCAGCCAGGCCACGGTGCAGCACGGCAGCCGCACGCCGCTGTACTTCGGCCACTACTACGCCGACCCCATCCCGCCGGTCGACCCGGCCTTCCACGGCCCGCCCTCGCACGTCTACCCCGCGCCCACGCTGGATGGCTGGCACCCGCAGCTGCCGTGCTACCTGATCTACACCACCCCCGAGTTCCACGAGGCCATCCGCCAGAATCTTGACCGCGCGCCGCTGTTCTCGGGTGTGATCGAGGGCGTGGGGCCGCGCTACTGCCCCAGCATCGAGGACAAGATCGTGCGCTTCGCCGACAAAGAGCGCCACGGGCTGTTCCTGGAGCCGGAGGGCTGGAACACCAACGAGGTGTATGTGCAGGGCTGCAACACCTCGCTGCCCGAGGATGTGCAGTGGCAGATGCTGCGCGCCATCCCCGCGCTGCGCCAGGCCGAGATCATGCGGGTGGGCTATGCGATCGAGTACGACGCGGTGGCCACCGGCGAGATCACGGCGGACATGCAGACCAAGCGCATGCCTGGCCTGTTCCTGGCGGGCCAGATCAACGGCACCACCGGCTACGAGGAGGCCGCCGCGCAGGGCCTGATGGCGGGCATCAACGCCGCGCGCGCTGCGCAGGGCCAGCCCTCGGTCATCCTGCGCCGCGATGAGGCCTATATCGGCGTGATGATCGATGATCTGGTGACAAAGGAGATCCACGAGCCGTACCGCATGTTCACCTCGCGGGCCGAGCACCGCCTGCTGCTGCGGGGTGACAATGCCGACCTGCGGCTGACCCCGCTGGCTGGCGATCTGGGCCTAGTGGATGCCGCCACGCAGGCCGCCGTGGCCCACAAGCGCGAGCAGACCGAGCAGATGCAGGCCGCGCTGCGCGGGCGGCGGGTCTACCCATCCGCCGCCACCAACGAGCGGCTGGCCGCCGCCGGGATCATAACGATCACATCGGAGATGAGCGCCGAGGAGCTGCTGGGGCGCTTCGAGACCAGCTACGAGCAGCTGCGGCAGGCGCTCGATCTGCCCGCCCTGCCTGGCTATGTGGCCGAGCAGCTGCGGATCGGCGCGGTCTACGGCGGCTATATCGAGAAGGCCCTGAAGGAGACCGAGCGCATCCAGCGCATGGAGACGCGGCGTATCCCTGCCGACTTCGACTATGCCGAGGTGAAGGGGCTGCGCAACGAGGCCCGCCAGGTGCTGCTGCGGTTCCGCCCGGCTACGCTGGGGCAGGCCGCGCGGCTGGCTGGTATCAACCCATCCGATGTGGCGATCGTGCTGGTGGCGCTGGAGCGCCGTAGTGCGGGCGAGGCCCGCGCGGGTGCTGCGGCGACCTAG
- a CDS encoding PAS domain S-box protein — protein MLRWLMWVTSAAALLQLAAQQITQNDAMWPSTIFTFVGCMVILAARWLAARGALQAAALLTVGGLVGALVLTALIVWPPLIAIMLAILMIAAIALTILDNGWMNLALGLCAITGLGMTAFHLLQGGQQLQQVLVDERTLGIGLTWLTIGFVLWILWSFRQRLGALLADFEQANYQLTSSHLSLSGQNEWLTYTLHSLGDAVIVADRAGLITIMNGAAETLTGWSQGEALGRPLASVVLLVDQLTQQPLPDLVRIVHECRQMVSFRSSDNILIHGRKRPARSVTATIAPIFDQASALMGTTLVLSDITMARRTQEALRLSEQRFATVFQSQLVGIILISLDEMRIIDINGHALSMLGHRRHALVGHTLAEAELGIPPRSARALFRLLRRRRAIHRIELPFRTAAGTIREMQASLELIESSAEPYIILIGQDVTEKKMTELALRESESMYRLIAENTHDLIALLDDQARYLFASPSHQRILGIHVSHLIGTSLFDVIHPDDREALRQHWRSLLRVERHLDTVRLCHADGSLRWFEIQSTLIEEAGVRTVVLVARDTTQRRALEAQFYQSQKMESIGRLAGSVAHDFNNMLSAITGYTELALDDLPRDSTLYHDLIEVQRASNRAMGLSRQLLAFSRRHVIESQVVNLNDTIYELDKMLRRLLGEDIELVTLLTPDPCTCRVEPGQIEQVLINLAVNARDAMPWGGKLLIETKLHMAGSPDLSIPLSGGYEYVASIRVADTGVGMSPDVLQQAFEPFFTTKPAGTGTGLGLATCYGIIKQHNGSIQLESAIGEGTAVTIFLPATTAAVTPRPASEALAKPYGGTETILVAEDEASVREIVLRVLRSQGYTVLDATNGEEALRVAERYEGAIHLLLSDLVMPQMSGTILAQRLRELRPGIRVLFMSGYPGSSATQQDALLLASSFIQKPFSVAALALKVREVLDCEREASA, from the coding sequence GTGCTGCGCTGGCTGATGTGGGTGACATCCGCCGCCGCACTGCTGCAGCTGGCCGCGCAGCAGATCACCCAGAACGATGCCATGTGGCCCAGCACCATCTTCACGTTCGTCGGCTGCATGGTCATCCTCGCCGCCCGCTGGCTGGCCGCAAGGGGCGCGCTGCAGGCCGCAGCCCTGCTCACGGTGGGCGGGCTGGTGGGTGCGCTGGTGCTGACGGCGCTGATCGTCTGGCCGCCGCTGATCGCGATCATGCTGGCCATCCTGATGATCGCAGCCATCGCGCTCACCATCCTCGACAACGGCTGGATGAATCTCGCCCTGGGCCTCTGCGCCATCACCGGCCTGGGCATGACCGCATTTCACCTGCTGCAGGGCGGCCAGCAGCTGCAGCAGGTGCTGGTGGATGAGCGCACCCTGGGCATCGGGCTGACCTGGCTCACCATTGGATTTGTGCTGTGGATCCTCTGGTCGTTTCGCCAGCGCCTCGGCGCGCTGCTGGCCGACTTCGAGCAGGCCAACTACCAGCTGACCAGCAGCCACCTGAGCCTCAGCGGCCAAAACGAGTGGCTCACCTACACGCTGCACAGCCTTGGCGACGCCGTGATCGTGGCCGACCGCGCCGGCCTGATCACGATCATGAATGGCGCTGCCGAAACCCTGACCGGCTGGAGCCAGGGCGAGGCGCTGGGCCGACCGCTCGCAAGCGTGGTGCTGCTGGTCGATCAGCTCACCCAGCAGCCCCTGCCCGACCTCGTGCGGATCGTGCACGAGTGTCGCCAGATGGTCAGCTTCCGCTCCAGCGACAACATCCTCATCCATGGCCGCAAGCGCCCCGCCCGCAGCGTCACGGCCACCATCGCACCAATCTTCGACCAGGCCAGCGCCCTGATGGGCACCACGCTGGTGCTGTCCGACATCACCATGGCCCGCCGCACCCAGGAGGCGCTCCGCCTATCGGAGCAGCGCTTCGCCACCGTCTTTCAATCGCAGCTGGTAGGCATCATCCTGATCTCGCTTGACGAGATGCGGATCATCGACATCAACGGCCATGCGCTCAGCATGCTGGGGCATCGCCGCCACGCGCTGGTGGGCCACACCTTGGCCGAGGCCGAGCTGGGCATCCCGCCGCGCTCGGCTAGGGCGCTGTTTCGCCTGCTGCGGCGGCGGCGCGCCATCCACCGTATCGAGCTGCCATTCCGCACCGCCGCAGGCACCATCCGCGAGATGCAGGCATCGCTTGAGCTGATCGAGAGCAGCGCCGAGCCGTATATCATTCTGATCGGGCAGGATGTGACCGAGAAGAAGATGACCGAGCTGGCCCTGCGCGAGAGCGAGAGCATGTACCGGCTGATCGCCGAGAACACCCATGATCTGATCGCGCTGCTCGACGATCAGGCCCGCTATCTATTTGCCAGCCCCTCGCATCAGCGCATCTTGGGCATCCACGTGTCACATCTGATCGGCACCAGCCTGTTCGATGTGATCCACCCCGACGACCGCGAGGCCCTACGCCAGCACTGGCGCAGCCTGCTGCGCGTCGAGCGGCATCTCGACACCGTGCGGCTCTGCCACGCCGATGGCTCGCTGCGCTGGTTCGAGATCCAGTCGACCCTGATCGAGGAGGCGGGCGTGCGCACGGTGGTGCTGGTCGCGCGCGACACCACCCAGCGCCGCGCGCTGGAGGCCCAGTTCTACCAGTCGCAGAAGATGGAGAGCATCGGCAGGCTGGCCGGCAGCGTGGCCCACGATTTCAACAATATGCTCTCGGCGATCACCGGCTACACCGAGCTGGCGCTCGACGATCTGCCGCGCGATAGCACGCTCTACCACGACCTGATCGAGGTTCAGCGCGCCTCCAACCGCGCCATGGGCCTCTCGCGGCAGCTGCTGGCCTTCTCGCGCCGCCATGTGATCGAGTCGCAGGTGGTCAACCTGAACGACACCATCTACGAGCTGGATAAGATGCTGCGGCGGCTGCTGGGCGAGGATATCGAGCTGGTGACGCTGCTGACCCCCGACCCGTGCACATGCCGGGTGGAGCCGGGCCAGATCGAGCAGGTGCTGATCAATCTGGCCGTCAACGCCCGCGATGCGATGCCATGGGGCGGCAAGCTGCTGATCGAGACCAAGCTGCACATGGCGGGCAGCCCCGATCTGTCCATCCCGCTCAGCGGCGGCTATGAGTACGTGGCATCCATCCGTGTCGCCGACACCGGCGTGGGCATGTCACCCGATGTGCTGCAGCAGGCCTTCGAGCCGTTCTTCACCACCAAGCCAGCGGGCACCGGCACCGGCCTGGGGCTGGCCACGTGCTACGGGATCATCAAGCAGCACAACGGCAGCATCCAGCTGGAAAGCGCCATCGGCGAGGGCACCGCTGTCACCATCTTCCTGCCCGCGACCACCGCCGCTGTCACGCCCCGGCCAGCCAGCGAGGCGCTGGCCAAGCCCTATGGCGGCACCGAGACCATCCTGGTAGCCGAGGATGAGGCCTCGGTGCGCGAGATCGTGCTGCGGGTGCTGCGCAGCCAGGGCTACACAGTGCTGGATGCCACCAACGGCGAGGAGGCGCTGCGCGTCGCCGAGCGCTACGAGGGCGCGATCCACCTGCTGCTCAGCGACCTGGTGATGCCGCAGATGAGCGGCACCATCCTGGCGCAGCGGCTGCGCGAGCTGCGGCCCGGCATCCGTGTGCTGTTTATGTCGGGGTATCCAGGCAGCAGCGCCACGCAGCAGGATGCGCTGCTGCTCGCATCATCATTCATCCAGAAGCCGTTTTCGGTGGCGGCGCTGGCCCTGAAGGTGCGCGAGGTGCTGGACTGCGAGCGCGAGGCCAGCGCCTAG
- a CDS encoding PIG-L family deacetylase produces the protein MAELDDLKRALVIGAHPDDNEFGAGGTIAKLASQGWDVTFIIVTNGNKGSHDAEMTSYRLSEIREHEQRAAAARLGVNKVIFLRNNDGELEPTPQLRAEIALYVRHLKPHLVFTHDPWKHYMMHPDHRVVGFAVINGLVSARDHLFMPGLAQIGVAVWRPEALLLWMAEQPDHAEDIAPFVEQKIAALHEHHTQLDENPTWEDRVRAHIAEVGRKYGLDAAEEFKRIVL, from the coding sequence ATGGCAGAGCTCGACGATCTCAAACGCGCGCTGGTGATCGGCGCGCACCCCGACGACAACGAGTTTGGCGCGGGCGGCACCATCGCCAAGCTGGCATCCCAGGGCTGGGATGTGACCTTCATCATCGTCACCAACGGCAACAAGGGCAGCCACGACGCCGAGATGACATCCTACCGCCTGAGCGAGATCCGCGAGCACGAGCAGCGCGCCGCCGCCGCCCGCCTGGGGGTGAACAAGGTCATCTTCCTGCGCAACAACGACGGCGAGCTAGAGCCGACGCCGCAGCTGCGCGCCGAGATCGCGCTCTACGTGCGCCATCTCAAGCCGCACCTAGTGTTCACCCACGATCCGTGGAAACACTACATGATGCACCCCGACCACCGTGTGGTGGGCTTCGCCGTGATCAACGGGCTGGTGAGCGCGCGCGACCACCTGTTCATGCCCGGCCTAGCCCAGATCGGCGTGGCGGTCTGGCGGCCCGAGGCGCTGCTGCTCTGGATGGCCGAGCAGCCCGACCACGCCGAAGATATCGCGCCATTCGTCGAGCAGAAGATCGCGGCCCTGCACGAGCACCACACCCAGCTAGATGAGAACCCGACCTGGGAGGACCGCGTGCGCGCGCACATAGCCGAGGTCGGCAGAAAATACGGCCTCGATGCCGCCGAGGAGTTCAAGCGGATCGTGCTCTGA
- a CDS encoding HAMP domain-containing protein yields MRSLTAKLVAAFLFTSVVGMALAFFFIWRSVATEFDDYVVTQLRSIYIRNAASYYAENQSWDGVAQARLDSYRTFSQQDQQADSKPRDPNRNPPPLPLRFAVADTTGHLLIPLNGYNIGDTVPRPMIQDAKPIVVDSQTVGYAVVQIFEPVRDTNENRYLTRTSYAIGWAALGAALIALLSGFILARFITRPVKDMTVAARAIAEGDLAQHVPVRSSDELGLLAAQFNRMSADLARSNQLRRQMTADIAHDLRTPLTVISGYLEALRDEVLKPSPKRFATMYDETQLLLRLVEELHMLSQADAGELPLAKQPLTARQLLERTAALYQHEADQQRVRLAVQLRGEPSMVGDPEYLSRALGNLVSNALHHTQPGDSIALSAEASDSHVELAVEDTGCGIAAEHLPNIFERFYRADESRQIDTGGSGLGLAIVKSIVEAHGGQVSVTSELGSGTRFVLSIPIEKALPPPLEAPQAIAYHP; encoded by the coding sequence ATGCGCTCTCTAACAGCAAAGCTGGTGGCGGCCTTCCTCTTCACAAGCGTGGTGGGGATGGCGCTGGCATTCTTCTTTATCTGGCGCTCGGTCGCCACCGAGTTCGACGACTATGTCGTCACCCAGCTGCGCTCCATCTACATCCGTAACGCCGCCAGCTACTATGCCGAGAACCAGAGCTGGGATGGCGTGGCCCAGGCACGGCTCGACAGCTACCGCACCTTCAGCCAGCAGGACCAGCAGGCCGACAGCAAGCCGCGCGACCCCAACCGAAACCCGCCGCCGCTGCCGCTGCGCTTCGCCGTGGCCGACACCACCGGCCATCTGCTCATCCCGCTCAACGGCTACAATATCGGCGATACCGTGCCGCGCCCCATGATCCAGGATGCCAAGCCGATCGTGGTGGACAGCCAAACCGTAGGCTATGCGGTGGTGCAGATCTTCGAGCCGGTGCGCGACACCAACGAGAACCGCTACCTGACCCGCACCAGCTACGCCATCGGCTGGGCCGCCCTGGGCGCGGCCCTGATCGCGCTGCTCAGCGGCTTCATCCTGGCCCGCTTCATCACGCGGCCTGTGAAGGACATGACGGTGGCCGCGCGCGCGATCGCCGAGGGCGACCTGGCCCAGCACGTGCCCGTGCGCTCCAGCGACGAACTGGGGCTGCTGGCCGCCCAGTTCAACCGCATGAGCGCCGACCTGGCCCGATCCAACCAGCTGCGCCGCCAGATGACCGCCGACATCGCCCACGACCTGCGCACGCCGCTCACCGTGATCTCGGGCTACCTTGAGGCCCTGCGCGACGAGGTGCTGAAGCCCTCGCCCAAGCGCTTCGCCACCATGTACGACGAGACCCAGCTGCTGCTGCGGCTGGTGGAGGAGCTGCACATGCTCTCGCAGGCCGACGCGGGCGAGCTGCCGCTGGCTAAGCAGCCGCTGACCGCCCGCCAGCTGCTGGAGCGCACCGCCGCGCTCTACCAGCACGAGGCCGACCAGCAGCGGGTGCGGCTGGCAGTGCAGCTGCGCGGCGAGCCATCCATGGTGGGTGACCCCGAGTACCTGAGCCGCGCCCTGGGCAACCTGGTGAGCAACGCCCTCCACCACACCCAGCCGGGCGACAGCATCGCGCTCAGCGCCGAGGCCAGCGACAGCCACGTGGAGCTGGCGGTGGAAGATACCGGCTGCGGGATCGCAGCCGAGCACCTGCCCAACATCTTCGAGCGCTTCTACCGCGCCGACGAGTCGCGCCAGATCGACACCGGCGGCTCGGGGCTGGGCCTCGCCATCGTCAAGTCGATCGTCGAGGCCCACGGTGGCCAGGTAAGCGTAACCAGCGAGCTGGGCAGCGGCACCCGCTTCGTGCTCTCCATCCCGATCGAGAAGGCCCTGCCGCCCCCGCTTGAGGCACCGCAGGCGATCGCCTATCATCCGTAG
- a CDS encoding response regulator transcription factor, giving the protein MKKTILVADDHPSVRTLVDEYLTEAGYRVVTARDGVDALAVARRENPDLLLLDVMMPNLDGFEFMKIYRREFRQPIIMITARLEESDKVVGLELGADDYVTKPFGMRELLARIRAVLRRVTMDASQPDDVYRLDDLTLNRSTRMVTVEGLAVNLTPSEFELLATLMAAPGRVFARELLLERLQGNDYEGVERTIDVHIRNLRRKIEKDPARPHYIETVFGAGYRCRAP; this is encoded by the coding sequence ATGAAGAAGACGATCCTGGTTGCCGACGACCACCCGAGCGTGCGCACGCTGGTGGACGAGTACCTGACCGAGGCGGGCTACCGCGTGGTCACCGCGCGCGACGGCGTGGATGCGCTGGCCGTGGCCCGGCGCGAGAACCCCGACCTGCTGCTGCTGGATGTGATGATGCCCAACCTCGACGGCTTCGAGTTTATGAAGATCTACCGCCGCGAGTTCCGCCAGCCGATCATCATGATCACCGCGCGGCTAGAGGAGTCGGACAAGGTGGTGGGGCTGGAGCTGGGGGCCGACGACTATGTGACCAAGCCCTTCGGCATGCGCGAGCTGCTGGCCCGCATCCGCGCGGTGCTACGCCGCGTGACCATGGATGCCAGCCAGCCCGACGATGTCTACCGCCTCGACGACCTGACGCTCAACCGCAGCACGCGCATGGTCACGGTCGAGGGGCTGGCCGTCAACCTCACGCCCTCCGAATTCGAGCTGCTGGCCACCCTGATGGCCGCGCCTGGCCGCGTGTTCGCCCGCGAGCTGCTGCTGGAGCGCCTGCAGGGCAACGACTACGAGGGCGTCGAGCGCACGATCGACGTGCACATCCGCAACCTGCGCCGCAAGATCGAGAAAGACCCGGCGCGGCCACACTATATCGAGACGGTATTTGGCGCAGGCTACCGCTGCCGCGCGCCCTAG
- a CDS encoding efflux RND transporter periplasmic adaptor subunit, with the protein MFVKPHFFRVLRHTLVPVCVAAFVLSACGTQKATSQSTSMKVTRGTISQSISGSGQIEANQESDLNFGLDGTISEVLVSAGQRVKKNDVLVRLQTDDLDQKVSQAQANLKSAQASLDELKAGASETDIAKAKSSLTTAQLQLQKTKTGDAKPGTVASAKANLETAKAELNALLNPTDADRQEAERAVTDAQNSLQSTKDSASANKTKAQYSLDQAVQSLTTAQASYAAAKHNWDYVQETGNDPTNPTTTNSSGNKVANSLNDSERQQYYNTFVQAEASLNNAQTSVQSAQLSYDNARQQEVIDVQTAENNLASAQAKLDALLNPSASDIAKAKASVTSAEASVASASGAGTATDVKISEQSVAQAQSSLDALLAPATDVELAQAEAQVSQAQSNLTEAQQNRDSAELKAPFDGVVGAVNVSAGESVSAASDAAITMIDDSLYRVNMSVSEVDVPNLAVDQAASVTIDAISTAVLTGTVSYVALTPTVSNNVTTYEVHVNLDKTEAAIRVGMNAVVTITTQEHKDALLVPTVAIQQGTKGSVVNVERNGQTEQVDVKTGLTDSSNTEILSGLAEGDTVVVTLSTGSSSSSSTSNNNSGGGIPGMGGGMGGPPSGGMGGGGRNR; encoded by the coding sequence ATGTTTGTGAAACCGCATTTTTTCCGCGTGCTAAGGCATACGCTCGTGCCGGTGTGCGTGGCGGCGTTCGTGCTGAGCGCCTGTGGCACCCAGAAGGCGACCAGCCAGTCGACCAGCATGAAGGTGACGCGCGGCACCATATCGCAGAGCATCAGCGGCAGCGGCCAGATCGAGGCGAACCAGGAGAGCGACCTGAACTTCGGCCTCGACGGCACGATCTCCGAGGTGCTGGTGTCCGCAGGGCAGCGCGTAAAGAAGAACGATGTGCTGGTGCGGCTGCAGACCGACGATCTCGATCAGAAGGTGTCGCAGGCCCAGGCCAATCTGAAGAGCGCCCAGGCCAGCCTGGATGAGCTGAAGGCCGGGGCCAGCGAGACCGATATCGCGAAGGCCAAGTCGTCGCTCACCACCGCCCAGCTGCAGCTGCAAAAGACCAAGACCGGCGACGCCAAGCCTGGCACGGTGGCCAGCGCCAAGGCCAACCTAGAGACGGCCAAGGCCGAGCTGAACGCCCTGCTCAACCCCACCGACGCCGACCGCCAAGAGGCCGAGCGCGCCGTGACCGACGCCCAGAACAGCCTCCAGTCCACCAAGGACTCGGCATCCGCAAATAAGACCAAGGCCCAGTACTCGCTCGACCAGGCGGTGCAGTCGCTCACCACGGCCCAGGCCAGCTACGCCGCCGCCAAGCACAACTGGGACTACGTGCAGGAGACCGGCAACGACCCGACGAACCCCACCACCACCAACTCTAGCGGCAACAAGGTGGCCAACTCGCTGAACGACAGCGAGCGCCAGCAGTACTACAACACCTTCGTGCAGGCCGAGGCCTCGCTCAACAACGCCCAGACCTCGGTGCAGTCGGCGCAGCTGAGCTACGACAATGCCCGCCAGCAGGAGGTGATCGATGTGCAGACCGCCGAGAACAACCTGGCCTCGGCCCAGGCCAAGCTCGACGCCCTGCTGAACCCCAGCGCCAGCGACATCGCCAAGGCCAAGGCCTCGGTGACCAGCGCCGAGGCCTCGGTGGCCAGCGCCAGCGGCGCGGGCACCGCCACCGATGTGAAGATCTCCGAGCAGTCGGTGGCCCAGGCCCAGTCGAGCCTGGATGCCCTGCTGGCCCCGGCCACCGATGTGGAGCTGGCCCAGGCCGAGGCCCAGGTGTCGCAGGCCCAGTCAAACCTCACCGAGGCCCAGCAGAACCGCGACTCGGCGGAGCTGAAGGCGCCCTTCGACGGCGTGGTGGGCGCGGTCAACGTCAGCGCGGGCGAGTCGGTGAGCGCCGCGAGCGACGCCGCCATCACCATGATCGACGACTCGCTCTACCGCGTGAACATGAGCGTCAGCGAGGTGGATGTGCCCAACCTTGCAGTTGATCAGGCCGCCAGCGTCACCATCGACGCCATCTCCACCGCCGTGCTCACCGGCACAGTCTCCTATGTGGCCCTGACCCCCACGGTGAGCAACAACGTGACCACCTATGAGGTGCACGTCAACCTCGACAAGACCGAGGCCGCCATCCGCGTGGGCATGAACGCCGTGGTGACGATCACCACCCAGGAGCACAAGGACGCGCTGCTGGTGCCGACCGTGGCCATCCAGCAGGGCACCAAGGGCAGCGTGGTGAATGTGGAGCGCAACGGCCAGACCGAGCAGGTGGATGTGAAGACCGGCCTGACCGACAGCTCGAACACCGAGATTCTCTCCGGCCTTGCCGAGGGCGACACGGTGGTGGTAACGCTCTCCACCGGCTCCTCGTCCTCATCCTCAACGTCGAATAATAATAGCGGCGGCGGCATCCCCGGTATGGGTGGCGGCATGGGTGGCCCGCCCAGCGGCGGCATGGGCGGCGGCGGAAGGAACCGATAG